One part of the Solanum dulcamara chromosome 8, daSolDulc1.2, whole genome shotgun sequence genome encodes these proteins:
- the LOC129901230 gene encoding beta-1,6-galactosyltransferase GALT29A isoform X3, with amino-acid sequence MGMMKRTMRPLFSVLLLIAVAATLAVRITLRYSSIELKNEYPFAGKVKKPVLNETLLKYASIDIGEPRLKKEVEELLEGNFRGHNRHRSFLSSGKYRMDTRPRTARGVSVQLRSPEFYRLWQRFRRNLQDWFRNRKLPKDVMVDLVSTVKVPIDRHNGKVGSEERYKSCAVVGNSGILLKSVYGELIDSHEAVIRLNNARTGGFEHRVGSKTTLSFVNSNILHLCARREGCFCHPYGLNVALVMYICQPVHFLDYMVCNSSHKAPLIVTDTRFDMLCARIVKYYSSKRFVEGTGKPLQEWAPAHDGANFHYSSGLQAIMLALGVCENVSIFGFGKSASAKHHYHTNQRAELKLHDYEAEYDFYRDLVERPQIHVLQSSHRDKGKID; translated from the exons ATGGGTATGATGAAACGGACAATGCGGCCATTGTTCAGTGTATTACTGCTGATTGCAGTGGCGGCTACACTTGCTGTTCGAATTACCCTTCGTTACAGCTCTATTGAGCTGAAAAATGAATACCCATTTGCTGGGAAGGTTAAAAAACCAGTACTGAATGAGACACTTTTGAAATATGCATCTATTGATATTGGGGAACCCCGGTTGAAGAAAGAGGTTGAGGAGTTATTGGAAGGGAATTTCAGAGGACACAATCGTCATAGATCATTTCTGTCTTCTGGGAAATATCGCATGGATACTAGGCCGAGGACAGCTAGAGGGGTATCGGTGCAGCTCCGGTCACCGGAGTTTTATCGCCTTTGGCAGAGGTTTAGGAGGAATTTGCAAGATTGGTTCAGAAATAGGAAGCTTCCTAAGGATGTGATGGTTGATTTGGTGAGTACAGTTAAGGTTCCAATTGATAGACATAATGGTAAAGTGGGATCAGAGGAGAGGTATAAATCATGCGCTGTTGTAGGAAATAGTGGGATTTTGTTGAAGAGTGTGTATGGAGAGTTAATTGATAGTCATGAAGCTGTAATTCGATTGAACAATGCAAGAACTGGGGGGTTTGAACATAGAGTAGGTTCAAAGACTACTCTTTCATTTGTGAATAGTAACATTCTGCATCTTTGTGCAAGGAGGGAAGGTTGTTTTTGCCATCCATATGGACTGAATGTGGCTTTAGTAATGTATATATGTCAGCCTGTGCATTTCTTGGATTACATGGTGTGTAATTCTTCACACAAAGCACCATTAATTGTCACTGATACGCGTTTTGACATGTTGTGTGCTAGGATTGTGAAGTATTATTCGTCGAAACGGTTTGTGGAGGGAACTGGGAAGCCTCTTCAAGAATGGGCTCCTGCTCATGATGGAGCTAATTTCCATTACTCTTCTGGTTTGCAAGCTATCATGCTTGCTTTAGGTGTTTGCGAGAATGTTAGTATTTTTGGATTCGGGAAATCTGCTTCAGCTAAGCATCATTATCATACAAATCAGAGGGCTGAGCTGAAGTTACATGACTACGAGGCAGAGTATGATTTCTACCGCGATTTGGTGGAGAGACCTCAG ATCCATGTGCTGCAAAGCTCCCATAGAGACAAGGGCAAGATTGATTAA
- the LOC129901230 gene encoding beta-1,6-galactosyltransferase GALT29A isoform X4, producing the protein MGMMKRTMRPLFSVLLLIAVAATLAVRITLRYSSIELKNEYPFAGKVKKPVLNETLLKYASIDIGEPRLKKEVEELLEGNFRGHNRHRSFLSSGKYRMDTRPRTARGVSVQLRSPEFYRLWQRFRRNLQDWFRNRKLPKDVMVDLVSTVKVPIDRHNGKVGSEERYKSCAVVGNSGILLKSVYGELIDSHEAVIRLNNARTGGFEHRVGSKTTLSFVNSNILHLCARREGCFCHPYGLNVALVMYICQPVHFLDYMVCNSSHKAPLIVTDTRFDMLCARIVKYYSSKRFVEGTGKPLQEWAPAHDGANFHYSSGLQAIMLALGVCENVSIFGFGKSASAKHHYHTNQRAELKLHDYEAEYDFYRDLVERPQH; encoded by the exons ATGGGTATGATGAAACGGACAATGCGGCCATTGTTCAGTGTATTACTGCTGATTGCAGTGGCGGCTACACTTGCTGTTCGAATTACCCTTCGTTACAGCTCTATTGAGCTGAAAAATGAATACCCATTTGCTGGGAAGGTTAAAAAACCAGTACTGAATGAGACACTTTTGAAATATGCATCTATTGATATTGGGGAACCCCGGTTGAAGAAAGAGGTTGAGGAGTTATTGGAAGGGAATTTCAGAGGACACAATCGTCATAGATCATTTCTGTCTTCTGGGAAATATCGCATGGATACTAGGCCGAGGACAGCTAGAGGGGTATCGGTGCAGCTCCGGTCACCGGAGTTTTATCGCCTTTGGCAGAGGTTTAGGAGGAATTTGCAAGATTGGTTCAGAAATAGGAAGCTTCCTAAGGATGTGATGGTTGATTTGGTGAGTACAGTTAAGGTTCCAATTGATAGACATAATGGTAAAGTGGGATCAGAGGAGAGGTATAAATCATGCGCTGTTGTAGGAAATAGTGGGATTTTGTTGAAGAGTGTGTATGGAGAGTTAATTGATAGTCATGAAGCTGTAATTCGATTGAACAATGCAAGAACTGGGGGGTTTGAACATAGAGTAGGTTCAAAGACTACTCTTTCATTTGTGAATAGTAACATTCTGCATCTTTGTGCAAGGAGGGAAGGTTGTTTTTGCCATCCATATGGACTGAATGTGGCTTTAGTAATGTATATATGTCAGCCTGTGCATTTCTTGGATTACATGGTGTGTAATTCTTCACACAAAGCACCATTAATTGTCACTGATACGCGTTTTGACATGTTGTGTGCTAGGATTGTGAAGTATTATTCGTCGAAACGGTTTGTGGAGGGAACTGGGAAGCCTCTTCAAGAATGGGCTCCTGCTCATGATGGAGCTAATTTCCATTACTCTTCTGGTTTGCAAGCTATCATGCTTGCTTTAGGTGTTTGCGAGAATGTTAGTATTTTTGGATTCGGGAAATCTGCTTCAGCTAAGCATCATTATCATACAAATCAGAGGGCTGAGCTGAAGTTACATGACTACGAGGCAGAGTATGATTTCTACCGCGATTTGGTGGAGAGACCTCAG CACTGA
- the LOC129901230 gene encoding beta-1,6-galactosyltransferase GALT29A isoform X1 produces the protein MGMMKRTMRPLFSVLLLIAVAATLAVRITLRYSSIELKNEYPFAGKVKKPVLNETLLKYASIDIGEPRLKKEVEELLEGNFRGHNRHRSFLSSGKYRMDTRPRTARGVSVQLRSPEFYRLWQRFRRNLQDWFRNRKLPKDVMVDLVSTVKVPIDRHNGKVGSEERYKSCAVVGNSGILLKSVYGELIDSHEAVIRLNNARTGGFEHRVGSKTTLSFVNSNILHLCARREGCFCHPYGLNVALVMYICQPVHFLDYMVCNSSHKAPLIVTDTRFDMLCARIVKYYSSKRFVEGTGKPLQEWAPAHDGANFHYSSGLQAIMLALGVCENVSIFGFGKSASAKHHYHTNQRAELKLHDYEAEYDFYRDLVERPQDFQKPYWQTNKSGLSFNMKCQTMALLCTLYNLFLGHCYVQTRLKLYVSLFMLAGKKLWYEGLFLPID, from the exons ATGGGTATGATGAAACGGACAATGCGGCCATTGTTCAGTGTATTACTGCTGATTGCAGTGGCGGCTACACTTGCTGTTCGAATTACCCTTCGTTACAGCTCTATTGAGCTGAAAAATGAATACCCATTTGCTGGGAAGGTTAAAAAACCAGTACTGAATGAGACACTTTTGAAATATGCATCTATTGATATTGGGGAACCCCGGTTGAAGAAAGAGGTTGAGGAGTTATTGGAAGGGAATTTCAGAGGACACAATCGTCATAGATCATTTCTGTCTTCTGGGAAATATCGCATGGATACTAGGCCGAGGACAGCTAGAGGGGTATCGGTGCAGCTCCGGTCACCGGAGTTTTATCGCCTTTGGCAGAGGTTTAGGAGGAATTTGCAAGATTGGTTCAGAAATAGGAAGCTTCCTAAGGATGTGATGGTTGATTTGGTGAGTACAGTTAAGGTTCCAATTGATAGACATAATGGTAAAGTGGGATCAGAGGAGAGGTATAAATCATGCGCTGTTGTAGGAAATAGTGGGATTTTGTTGAAGAGTGTGTATGGAGAGTTAATTGATAGTCATGAAGCTGTAATTCGATTGAACAATGCAAGAACTGGGGGGTTTGAACATAGAGTAGGTTCAAAGACTACTCTTTCATTTGTGAATAGTAACATTCTGCATCTTTGTGCAAGGAGGGAAGGTTGTTTTTGCCATCCATATGGACTGAATGTGGCTTTAGTAATGTATATATGTCAGCCTGTGCATTTCTTGGATTACATGGTGTGTAATTCTTCACACAAAGCACCATTAATTGTCACTGATACGCGTTTTGACATGTTGTGTGCTAGGATTGTGAAGTATTATTCGTCGAAACGGTTTGTGGAGGGAACTGGGAAGCCTCTTCAAGAATGGGCTCCTGCTCATGATGGAGCTAATTTCCATTACTCTTCTGGTTTGCAAGCTATCATGCTTGCTTTAGGTGTTTGCGAGAATGTTAGTATTTTTGGATTCGGGAAATCTGCTTCAGCTAAGCATCATTATCATACAAATCAGAGGGCTGAGCTGAAGTTACATGACTACGAGGCAGAGTATGATTTCTACCGCGATTTGGTGGAGAGACCTCAG GATTTTCAAAAACCATATTGGCAGACAAATAAAAGCGGACTTAGCTTCAATATGAAATGCCAAACAATGGCATTGTTGTGTACTCTATACAACTTGTTCTTGGGACACTGTTATGTACAAACTAGACTCAAGTTATATGTCTCCTTATTCATGTTGGCTGGAAAAAAACTGTGGTATGAAGGTTTATTTCTACcaattgattga
- the LOC129901230 gene encoding beta-1,6-galactosyltransferase GALT29A isoform X2 encodes MGMMKRTMRPLFSVLLLIAVAATLAVRITLRYSSIELKNEYPFAGKVKKPVLNETLLKYASIDIGEPRLKKEVEELLEGNFRGHNRHRSFLSSGKYRMDTRPRTARGVSVQLRSPEFYRLWQRFRRNLQDWFRNRKLPKDVMVDLVSTVKVPIDRHNGKVGSEERYKSCAVVGNSGILLKSVYGELIDSHEAVIRLNNARTGGFEHRVGSKTTLSFVNSNILHLCARREGCFCHPYGLNVALVMYICQPVHFLDYMVCNSSHKAPLIVTDTRFDMLCARIVKYYSSKRFVEGTGKPLQEWAPAHDGANFHYSSGLQAIMLALGVCENVSIFGFGKSASAKHHYHTNQRAELKLHDYEAEYDFYRDLVERPQVIPFISEKFKFPLVSIYQ; translated from the coding sequence ATGGGTATGATGAAACGGACAATGCGGCCATTGTTCAGTGTATTACTGCTGATTGCAGTGGCGGCTACACTTGCTGTTCGAATTACCCTTCGTTACAGCTCTATTGAGCTGAAAAATGAATACCCATTTGCTGGGAAGGTTAAAAAACCAGTACTGAATGAGACACTTTTGAAATATGCATCTATTGATATTGGGGAACCCCGGTTGAAGAAAGAGGTTGAGGAGTTATTGGAAGGGAATTTCAGAGGACACAATCGTCATAGATCATTTCTGTCTTCTGGGAAATATCGCATGGATACTAGGCCGAGGACAGCTAGAGGGGTATCGGTGCAGCTCCGGTCACCGGAGTTTTATCGCCTTTGGCAGAGGTTTAGGAGGAATTTGCAAGATTGGTTCAGAAATAGGAAGCTTCCTAAGGATGTGATGGTTGATTTGGTGAGTACAGTTAAGGTTCCAATTGATAGACATAATGGTAAAGTGGGATCAGAGGAGAGGTATAAATCATGCGCTGTTGTAGGAAATAGTGGGATTTTGTTGAAGAGTGTGTATGGAGAGTTAATTGATAGTCATGAAGCTGTAATTCGATTGAACAATGCAAGAACTGGGGGGTTTGAACATAGAGTAGGTTCAAAGACTACTCTTTCATTTGTGAATAGTAACATTCTGCATCTTTGTGCAAGGAGGGAAGGTTGTTTTTGCCATCCATATGGACTGAATGTGGCTTTAGTAATGTATATATGTCAGCCTGTGCATTTCTTGGATTACATGGTGTGTAATTCTTCACACAAAGCACCATTAATTGTCACTGATACGCGTTTTGACATGTTGTGTGCTAGGATTGTGAAGTATTATTCGTCGAAACGGTTTGTGGAGGGAACTGGGAAGCCTCTTCAAGAATGGGCTCCTGCTCATGATGGAGCTAATTTCCATTACTCTTCTGGTTTGCAAGCTATCATGCTTGCTTTAGGTGTTTGCGAGAATGTTAGTATTTTTGGATTCGGGAAATCTGCTTCAGCTAAGCATCATTATCATACAAATCAGAGGGCTGAGCTGAAGTTACATGACTACGAGGCAGAGTATGATTTCTACCGCGATTTGGTGGAGAGACCTCAGGTAATACCATTCATCTCGGAGAAGTTCAAGTTTCCTCTTGTTTCTATATACCAGTGA